A genomic stretch from SAR202 cluster bacterium includes:
- a CDS encoding DUF1800 domain-containing protein, producing the protein MPTKKEIALMAHLMRRAGFGASYEELEARAKKGYEQ; encoded by the coding sequence ATGCCGACGAAGAAAGAGATAGCGTTGATGGCGCACCTGATGCGCCGGGCGGGGTTTGGGGCCTCTTATGAGGAGCTTGAGGCCCGGGCCAAGAAGGGCTACGAGCAGA